A genomic window from Quercus lobata isolate SW786 chromosome 10, ValleyOak3.0 Primary Assembly, whole genome shotgun sequence includes:
- the LOC115964232 gene encoding uncharacterized protein LOC115964232, translating to MFNLSPVMQGEVSSWTPGEQPIKGMVFVTKLAVRYALTWYAVRENFSFKTEHSNSERLMVSCEDDSYPWSVRTICCKGDNVWKIAKCKGPHMCDKIQNAHDGRMIDSAFLAYVLERYIREDPAYKIKNLRHVALADLKHKVSHYKVWDAKQKAVVAIYGDFKESYEELPRFLAGLKDASSGTKYKLLVDDNYERGTCTFKSIFWAFYPCIVGFKKCRPVISIDAIHLYGKYKGKLMIAMATDANNKIYPLAFAVVKSESTKTWGWFLAYIRSNVNSRWSNETLKNLVWRAASATQERKFNATFDLIENINQDVHQYLKDVPKEKWALTFDNDYCYGAMTTNVSECFNGVLKGARSLPITAMVKYTWFKLNAYFDDRRNKSIEQLNSRKK from the exons ATGTTTAATCTATCACCGGTTATGCAAGGGGAAGTATCAAGTTGGACGCCTGGGGAGCAGCCAATCAAAGGGATGGTATTTGTGACTAAATTGGCGGTGCGATATGCGTTGACCTGGTACGCAGTGCGAGAGAATTTTAGCTTCAAAACTGAGCATTCAAACTCAGAAAGGCTTATGGTGAGTTGCGAGGATGATTCCTATCCATGGTCAGTTCGTACGATTTGTTGCAAGGGAGACAATGTCTGGAAGATCGCAAAATGCAAGGGCCCCCACATGTGTGACAAAATTCAGAATGCTCACGATGGTCGGATGATTGATTCGGCGTTCCTAGCATATGTACTTGAGCGCTATATACGAGAAGACCCAGCATATAAGATAAAGAACTTACGCCACGTTGCTTTGGCAGACTTAAAACACAAAGTATCTCACTACAAG GTATGGGATGCCAAACAAAAGGCCGTTGTAGCTATATACGGGGATTTTAAGGAGTCTTATGAAGAGTTGCCGCGTTTTTTGGCAGGACTTAAGGATGCAAGTTCGGGTACAAAGTATAAGTTACTAGTGGACGATAATTATGAACGGGGAACCTGTACATTCAAGTCCATATTTTGGGCGTTTTATCCATGTATTGTTGGGTTCAAGAAGTGTAGGCCTGTGATTAGCATTGATGCAATCCACCTgtatggaaaatataaagggAAATTGATGATTGCAATGGCAACAGATGCTAATAATAAGATTTATCCACTAGCCTTCGCCGTTGTCAAGAGTGAGAGCACAAAGACTTGGGGTTGGTTCTTAGCTTATATAAGAAG TAACGTCAATAGTAGATGGAGTAATGAAACTTTAAAGAATCTAGTATGGAGGGCAGCAAGTGCTACCCAGGAGCGAAAGTTCAATGCCACCTTCGATTTAATTGAGAATATCAATCAAGATGTGCACCAATATCTGAAGGATGTGCCCAAAGAGAAATGGGCTCTAACTTTTGACAACGATTACTGTTATGGGGCGATGACTACAAATGTCTCCGAGTGCTTCAATGGTGTTCTAAAGGGTGCTCGTAGCCTGCCTATTACGGCAATGGTGAAATACACATGGTTCAAACTGAATGCTTACTTTGATGATCGTCGCAATAAGAGCATAGAGCAGttgaattcaagaaaaaaatag